From the Kitasatospora atroaurantiaca genome, the window GCTGCACGGCCTCGGGCAGCACCCGCACGGGCGCCTGGACCAGAAGGGCTGTGCGGTCGACCTGGTCCAGGCCAACACCGTCGCGGCCATTCCCTTTCTGCACTCCTCACGCGGCTACGGGCTGCTGTGGAACAACCCCGCCACCGGGCGGGTCGAACTGGGCGCCGACATCACCCGGTGGACCGCCGACGGCGGCGGGCGCATCGACTACTGGATCACCGCCGGCGACACCCCGGCCCAGATCCTGGACGCCTACACCCTGGCCACCGGGCGGCCGCCGCTCCTCCCCGAGTGGGCGTCCGGCTTCTGGCAGTCGAAGCTGCGCTACCGCACCCAGGACGAACTCCTGACCGTGGCACGGGAGTACAAGAAGCGTGGACTGCCGCTTTCCGTCATCGTCTGCGACTTCTTCCACTGGCCCCGGATGGGCGACTGGCGCTTCGAGGAGAGCGAGTGGCCCGATCCGACCGCCATGGTGGAGGAGTTGGAGGGACTCGGGGTGAAGCTCGCCGTCTCGGTGTGGCCCACCGTCGAACCCGGCAGCGACACCTACGACGAGCTTCGCTCGGCCGGACACCTCGTCCAGGACGAGGCCGGCGGCCTGCTCACCTTCCCGTGGCCGTCCCGATACAGCGGCGATGCGCTGATCCGCCCGATGGCGTATTACGACGCCACCAGCCCCGCGGCACGCGCCGCCCTGTGGCAGCGGCTGAACGACAACTACCGTGTCCACGGTGTGGCCTGCTTCTGGCTGGACGCCTGTGAGCCCGACCTTCCCCCGGACCTCGCCGCGCGCGCCGTCTACGCCGCCGGGCCGGCCGCCGAGGCCGCGAACCTCTACCCGCTGGAGCACGCCCGCGCGGTGGCCGACGGCCTGCGCGCGGCGGGGGAGGACCGGCCGCTGTCGCTGATCCGCTCCGCGTGGGCGGGCAGCCAGGCTCACGGGGCCCTGCTGTGGTCCGGCGACATCCCGACCACCTTCGACTCCCTCGCGCGCCAGATCAGGGCCGGGCTGAACGTCGCGATGAGCGGCATCCCGTGGTGGAACACCGACATCGGCGGCTTCTTCGGCGGCCACCCCGACGACCCCGCGTACCGGGAACTGCTGATCCGCTGGTTCCAGTACGGCACCTTCAGCCCCGTCATGCGGCTGCACGGCGACCGCGCGCCCAATCACCCGGCCTTCTCCACGGATATGACCGGCGGGCCGAACGAGGTCTGGTCCTACGGCGAGCAGGCGTACGGCATCCTCCAGGACCACCTGCTGCTGCGCGAGCGGCTGCGCCCCTATCTGCACGCGCTGTCCGAGGAGGCCCACCGCACCGGCGCCCCGCCCATGCGCCCGCTGTTCTTCGACTTCCCCGAGGACTGGCACGCCTGGGACATCGACGATCAGTTCCTGCTCGGCCCCGACATCCTGGTGGCACCCGTGTACCGGGCAGGCGCGCGCACCCGCCAGGTGTACCTGCCGACCGGTGCCCGCTGGCTCGACCCGGTGACCGGACAGGTGTCCGAAGGCGGTACGACGCTCGACGCCGACGCCCCGCTGGGGCGCATTCCCGTCTTCGTACGGGAGGGAGCCGCCGTCGCGCCCGTGCTGCGCTGACGTCCCCGGCGCGGGCGCGCCACCGCTGGAGCAGCGGTGGCGCGCCTGGGTGAAGGGAATGGTGGGCCGGTGGCTCAGCCCCAGGGCTGGTCGACCAGCCAGCTGGTGTCGGCGGCCCAACTGGTGGTGCTGTCCCAGCTGTTGGAGCCGCCGTTACTGGCGATGTAGGCCGTGTAGTTGTAGTGGCGGAGGTACTTCGTCGGGAAGTTGACGGACCGGAAGGAGGTGCCGGTCCCGCTGTTGCCCGCGGTGGGGCAGAAGGTGGCGTCCTGGGCGAACGCGCCGCCGCCGTTGTCGGTGTTCAAGTAGAGCTGGTAGTTGTAGTGGCGCAGGAACTGGCCGGGGCTGTTGGCGGACTCGAAGGACACACAGGAGCTGTGGGCCAGGCCGGCCCGGACGATCCAGGTGGCGTCGGCCTTGTCGGTGGCCGAGCTGGAGGAGTTGGTGGCGGAGATGACGACCTTGGTGTCGGCGTCGTCGTGGCGGAGGTAGTGCGAGGTGCAGCAGGGCGCGGTGGTGGCCCGGAGGGAGATGCGGGAGCCGGGGGTCAGCGTGCCGGTGCTGGTCGAGCCGCTGTTGTAGCCGGCGGCGGTGATGTTGGCCTGGACGGCGTTCTCGGTGGCGTCCGTGGGGTAGCCCGAGGTCATGACTCCTTCGTAGAAGGTGCCTTGGGCCCACTTGCTGTTGTCGCCGCCGATGCCGAGGATGATCGCGCCTTCCTTGTGCATCGGGTTGTAACCCGTGGCATTGGGGCGCACGCCGTTGTAGAAGGTGGACAGGCCGCCCGACCGGGTGTCGCCGCCGCGGAGGGCCCACTGGTTCGGGCCGCCCTTGAGCATGGCGGTCAGGAACCGGCTGTTGACGCTGGGGTCGCCCGCGTTGAACCCGCGGTTGACCCCGGAGAACAGGCCGTTCTCCAGGTCGGCCATCACCCAGGGGCCGTTGCCGCTGCCCGAACCCCAGGCCTTGTTGTTGCCGAAGTAGAGGGCCTCCATGTGGCCGTTGCCGGTGTCCAGGCTGTTGGTCTCGGCGTTGCCGTAGTCGAAGCAGCAGCCGTCGTTGAAGTGCGTGCCGTCGAAGATGGCGTACATGCCCTCGGGCTGGTCGCCGGTGGCGATGCCGTTGGTGTTGTTGTTCCGGTAGCCGGTGCCCGGGGCCACGTAGACGCCGTACGCCTTGTGGCCGGCCACGGTGACCGGCGCCTCGAAGGCGTTGGCGAGGTTGTCCGGCCCGCCGGCCGCGCCGCCGGCGGGCGCCTGGGTGAGGTGGTTGCCCTTGCCGGACTGGTCGTAGATGACGGTGATGACGCAGCTGGTGCCGGCACAGAAGTCGTCCTGCGCGGCGGCGTTGGCGTATCCGCCGGCGCTCAGCAGGCCGATGTCCCTCGTCGCGCCGTCGGAGGCGCGCTTGACCTGGTAGAGCGAGCCGTTGTACGTCCCGTACAGGGCCCGGGTGGTGCTGTGCGCGGCGACGCAGGGGGTGGCGCCGGCGGCGTAGATGTCGCAGGGCCCCTGGGTGGCCGCCTGCGAGGTCGCGGCCGTGGCGGTGAGCAGGCCGACGGCGAGTGCGGCGGTCGCGCCCGTTGCGAGGAGAGCTCGCCCGAGCCTACGGATCGACGGTTTGACCATGAAGGACTCCTTCACAGGGTGGGGGTGGGGTGGGCGTCCGCGGACCTCCCGGCGTCCTGCTGTGCGGACGGTGCGGGCTCCGCCGACGCGTCCGAGTGCGGTTCGGCTTCGGCCGAATTCGGCACCGACTCGGCACGGACTGT encodes:
- a CDS encoding glycoside hydrolase family 31 protein — its product is MSYGIRAGGLERHTAEEVLRIEPWGAHAVRVRASSGTVDPAAPGALATPSPSPRAELSVSDDGCARLVNGRIVVEASADGRLRFCRAGSGRELLSEKSLYAHQAGSRLHGAGGRTEQSFEAYDGERLHGLGQHPHGRLDQKGCAVDLVQANTVAAIPFLHSSRGYGLLWNNPATGRVELGADITRWTADGGGRIDYWITAGDTPAQILDAYTLATGRPPLLPEWASGFWQSKLRYRTQDELLTVAREYKKRGLPLSVIVCDFFHWPRMGDWRFEESEWPDPTAMVEELEGLGVKLAVSVWPTVEPGSDTYDELRSAGHLVQDEAGGLLTFPWPSRYSGDALIRPMAYYDATSPAARAALWQRLNDNYRVHGVACFWLDACEPDLPPDLAARAVYAAGPAAEAANLYPLEHARAVADGLRAAGEDRPLSLIRSAWAGSQAHGALLWSGDIPTTFDSLARQIRAGLNVAMSGIPWWNTDIGGFFGGHPDDPAYRELLIRWFQYGTFSPVMRLHGDRAPNHPAFSTDMTGGPNEVWSYGEQAYGILQDHLLLRERLRPYLHALSEEAHRTGAPPMRPLFFDFPEDWHAWDIDDQFLLGPDILVAPVYRAGARTRQVYLPTGARWLDPVTGQVSEGGTTLDADAPLGRIPVFVREGAAVAPVLR
- a CDS encoding alpha-L-arabinofuranosidase B yields the protein MVKPSIRRLGRALLATGATAALAVGLLTATAATSQAATQGPCDIYAAGATPCVAAHSTTRALYGTYNGSLYQVKRASDGATRDIGLLSAGGYANAAAQDDFCAGTSCVITVIYDQSGKGNHLTQAPAGGAAGGPDNLANAFEAPVTVAGHKAYGVYVAPGTGYRNNNTNGIATGDQPEGMYAIFDGTHFNDGCCFDYGNAETNSLDTGNGHMEALYFGNNKAWGSGSGNGPWVMADLENGLFSGVNRGFNAGDPSVNSRFLTAMLKGGPNQWALRGGDTRSGGLSTFYNGVRPNATGYNPMHKEGAIILGIGGDNSKWAQGTFYEGVMTSGYPTDATENAVQANITAAGYNSGSTSTGTLTPGSRISLRATTAPCCTSHYLRHDDADTKVVISATNSSSSATDKADATWIVRAGLAHSSCVSFESANSPGQFLRHYNYQLYLNTDNGGGAFAQDATFCPTAGNSGTGTSFRSVNFPTKYLRHYNYTAYIASNGGSNSWDSTTSWAADTSWLVDQPWG